The following is a genomic window from Candidatus Poribacteria bacterium.
TGAGAAACTCGACAGTCCCCGAAAAATTATCTTAATGGTGAAAGCAGGAGAACCGGTTGACGCGTTCATCGCACAGTTGGTCCCGCATCTCTCAAAGGGCGACCTCATTATTGATGGCGGAAACTCTAATTTTAACGACACTGTCCGACGACATGCTGAGTTGGCGGAACAGGATGTTTTGTTTATCGGCACAGGTATCTCCGGCGGTGAAGAAGGGGCACTCAAAGGACCCGCAATGATGCCCGGCGGTTCAGCCGAGGCTTACGCGCTTGTGGAACCGATCTTTACAAAGATTGCGGCACAGGTAGATGGCACACCGTGCTGTTCTTACATTGGACCGGACGGTGCAGGGCATTACGTCAAGATGGTGCACAACGGCATCGAATACGGCGACATGCAACTGATATGTGAAGCATACTCCCTAATGAAAAGTATCTTGGGAATGAACGCCGACGAGATGCACGAGGTCTTCAGCGAATGGAATAGTGGCGAATTAAATTCTTACCTCATCGAAATTACGGCAGACATCTTCACACAACTCGATAGTAGCGGGACACCTTTCGTTGATGTCGTGCTGGACCAAGCGGGACAAAAGGGTACCGGCAAATGGACGAGTATCTCCGCGTTGGATCTCGGTATCTCCGCACCCACAATCGCTGAGGCGGTTTTTGCGCGGTGTATCTCTGCAGTCAAGACCGAACGTGTTGCGGCAGAACAGGTTATCCAAGGACCGGCGGGAACATACCAAGGCAACCGAGATGAAACATTGAAAGCGATTCACGACGCGCTTTACGCCGCGAAAATCTGTTCTTACGCCCAAGGTTTTGCCCTCATGCGGGAGGCAAGCGAGGAGTTTGGATGGGATCTGGACCTCGGCAAGATCAGCTTAGGCTGGCGAGGCGGATGTATAATTCGGGCGAAATTCCTGCATCGGATTGCAGAGGCGTTCGAGCGAAACCCTGCACTGCCGAACCTAATGCTCGATTCTTACTTCCGAGATGTACTTGAAACTGCACAACCCAACTGGCGCAGTGTTATCGGTACAGCAACGCAGCTCGGTGTACCTATCCCGGCGTTCAGCTCCGCTTTAGCCTATTTCGATAGTTACCGCAGCGGCAGACTCTCTGCGAACCTGATTCAGGCGATGCGTGATTATTTCGGCGCGCACACCTACCACAAACTCGATGGGGACGGGAACACGATCCTCGGAAAAGATGGCGAGCCGACGGTGTTTCACACTGAATGGATGCTGGAAGGTCGTCCAGAAGTTATTGTTGAATAGTTGTCAGTACGGTTTTTCTGCGAAAAACCTTTCAGTCGTCAGTTAAAGAGGTTTGCTGTTGCTTGACCAGTAACCTCAACTGCCACAAGATGGCTCCTAACTAAAAACTCATAACTGATAACTCCTAAAAGGGAGCGTTTATGGAACACGGACCACAACAAGCATTATACGATTTTGAACCGCAGCACGAATTTTTCGTCGGTATTGACTCGGACGGTTGCGTTTTCAATAGCATGGAGGTCAAACACAACGACTGCTTTAGCGTGAACCTCGTCAAACATTTCGGCTTGGCATCTATCTCGCGGCAGGTACATCAGGCATGGGATTTCGTGAATCTCTACTCAAAGACGCGTGGCACGAATCGGTTCAAAGCGATCCTGCTGGTGTGCGATTTCTTACGCGAGATGTCGCTCGTGCAGAAGATGGGTGTCGTAGTGCCGGAACTGCCCTACCTACGCGAATGGTCGGAAACGGAAACGAAACTCGGCAATCCCGCACTCCAAACTGCAATCGACAACGCCACCGGTGAGAGGCTCGACGAACTCAACCAAGTCATGGAATGGAGTCTCGGTGTGAACGAAAGTGTCGAAGAAATTGTCTATAACCTCCCCCCGTTTCCGGGCGTTTTAGAGACATTGCAACGACTTCAGGGAAAATCGGATGTCATTGTTGTTTCCGCTACACCGGACGAGGCTCTCCAACGGGAATGGGCTGAACACGAAATCGACACCTATGTCGCACTGATCGCCGGACAGGAGATGGGCACAAAAACAGAGCATCTTACGATAACGACGAAAGACAGGTACCCCGAAAACCAAGTCTTGATGCTCGGTGATTCACCCGGCGATCTGAAAGCAGCACAGGATGTAGGTGCGTTGTTCTTCCCTGTCAATCCGGGTTCCGAGGACACATCGTGGCAACTGTTCCTCGATGAAGCGATGGGCAAATTCTTTGACGGACAATACGCCGGTGCTTATGAGGACGCGTTGATTGACAAATTTCAGGAATTGTTGCCGGAAACCCCACCGTGGCAATAAAGAGAAAACGGAAGGATGGAAGCAAGAAGGGAAGGTTGGAAGACGAACTTTTCCATTCTTCCACCCTTCCATCTTTCCACCCTTCTAATTACCTATATTACATTATGGAAGGAAATCTATGAAAATTCTACTTCAAGGACGTGTTGAAGGTGAACTCCTCCAGAGATTGGAAAGCATCGTCGGCGATGAACACACCTTTGTAACCCCAAGCTCACGCGAGGAACTCATTGAAGAAGGCAAAGATGCCGATATCTTCTACGGCTACTGTAGCGAGGACCTCTTCCCGCACCTACCGAATCTCAAATGGATTCAATCCACGAGTGCGGGTATGGACAGGCACATGTACCCCGCGCTCCGTGAGAGTGATGTTCTGCTGACAAACGCTGCTGGCTTATATGGAACACATGTTGCTGACCAAGCGTTCGCACTCCTACTCGGCTTGGCACGCGGTATCCACGAATCCGTTCGGAATCAGGACAAACACCAATGGGGCGGCTCAAGGACAATGCCAATGATCGAGATTGACGGGTTCAAGATCGGTATCGTTGGGATGGGTGGCATCGGGATGCAGATGGCGAAACGCGCAAAAGGATTCGATATGTACGTCATCGGTGTCGATGCCTATCGCACCGATAAACCGGATAACGTTGATGAATTGGTGCCGATGGATCAACTCTCAAATGTAATGAGCCAAGTGGATGTCGTGATGATTGCGTGTCCGTTGACGGAAGAGACACGGGGTCTTATCAATAAGGATAATCTATCTGTGATGCAGCCGACGGCGTTTTTTATCAACATTGCCCGCGGTCCGATTGTCAACGAACCAGATCTGATTGAAATTCTGAAAGCCGATAAAATTGCTGCGGCTGGCTTGGACGTCACCGAGATCGAACCACTCTCAGCAGATAGTCCGTTGTGGGATTTTGACAACGTTATCATTTCACCGCATTCGGCGGGAGGTTCACAGCATCGTGCGCGCCGTATCACCGAGTTTTTCTTGGATAACTTGGAACGGTATCTGAAGGGTGAAGAATTGAAGAATATTGTGAACAAGCAACTCGGTTTTTAGGCCTCCATATTTAGCAAGCAATCTACAAAGCCTACACGGGTGGATGGAGTGATTTCCACCCGTTTTTTTGTTCAAACTTAAGAATCACTTTGATCTTCTTCGGATTGGACGCTCAGATGCTGCCTTGTTCAGAAAACTGTGAGTTCCTTCCCTCAGATCCATACGCGATCTACTCCCACAACTTCGAGTAAATTTGGTATTCTTTATTCATGCTTAAGAGGAAGCAGCTTATAATTAGTCATGTTGAGGTAAATATAAAATTATTAATTAAA
Proteins encoded in this region:
- a CDS encoding HAD hydrolase-like protein, with amino-acid sequence MEHGPQQALYDFEPQHEFFVGIDSDGCVFNSMEVKHNDCFSVNLVKHFGLASISRQVHQAWDFVNLYSKTRGTNRFKAILLVCDFLREMSLVQKMGVVVPELPYLREWSETETKLGNPALQTAIDNATGERLDELNQVMEWSLGVNESVEEIVYNLPPFPGVLETLQRLQGKSDVIVVSATPDEALQREWAEHEIDTYVALIAGQEMGTKTEHLTITTKDRYPENQVLMLGDSPGDLKAAQDVGALFFPVNPGSEDTSWQLFLDEAMGKFFDGQYAGAYEDALIDKFQELLPETPPWQ
- a CDS encoding D-2-hydroxyacid dehydrogenase, producing the protein MKILLQGRVEGELLQRLESIVGDEHTFVTPSSREELIEEGKDADIFYGYCSEDLFPHLPNLKWIQSTSAGMDRHMYPALRESDVLLTNAAGLYGTHVADQAFALLLGLARGIHESVRNQDKHQWGGSRTMPMIEIDGFKIGIVGMGGIGMQMAKRAKGFDMYVIGVDAYRTDKPDNVDELVPMDQLSNVMSQVDVVMIACPLTEETRGLINKDNLSVMQPTAFFINIARGPIVNEPDLIEILKADKIAAAGLDVTEIEPLSADSPLWDFDNVIISPHSAGGSQHRARRITEFFLDNLERYLKGEELKNIVNKQLGF
- the gnd gene encoding decarboxylating NADP(+)-dependent phosphogluconate dehydrogenase, yielding MAADIGLIGLAVMGENLALNMESKGFEVAVFNRTVSRVDAFISGTAKGKNITGAHSIPELIEKLDSPRKIILMVKAGEPVDAFIAQLVPHLSKGDLIIDGGNSNFNDTVRRHAELAEQDVLFIGTGISGGEEGALKGPAMMPGGSAEAYALVEPIFTKIAAQVDGTPCCSYIGPDGAGHYVKMVHNGIEYGDMQLICEAYSLMKSILGMNADEMHEVFSEWNSGELNSYLIEITADIFTQLDSSGTPFVDVVLDQAGQKGTGKWTSISALDLGISAPTIAEAVFARCISAVKTERVAAEQVIQGPAGTYQGNRDETLKAIHDALYAAKICSYAQGFALMREASEEFGWDLDLGKISLGWRGGCIIRAKFLHRIAEAFERNPALPNLMLDSYFRDVLETAQPNWRSVIGTATQLGVPIPAFSSALAYFDSYRSGRLSANLIQAMRDYFGAHTYHKLDGDGNTILGKDGEPTVFHTEWMLEGRPEVIVE